Below is a window of Haloglycomyces albus DSM 45210 DNA.
ACACGACAATTAATGGCGGATTTTCTTAGCACCCCAAGCCATCGCGAAAACAGAACCGGAAACCACTAATCGGAGAGGCCTCGGGAAACAGAAGCTTCCGTTTCCTACGGTTCCACAACGGCATGCCGTTTCCCGAGCAAAACCTGACCGACACCTCGATTGGCCAGGCATCGCCGGATACCCGCAACTGAGATAACGTACACATGAGCGATCCTCGCTATACTTCACCGAGCGGCCCCGCGCGGACTCGACAACAGGCGATCAATCGATACGATGACCCAGCCGACCGAATCCAAGCGCTTCACGGTCGGTGATGTCGACGTCAAGAAGGAGTGTTGGTCTCGTCCCCATGTTCAACGGTGAATTCGGCGATCAAGTGGCTCAATTTCAGCAGGTGGCGGAACAGATTTCCGTCCCCGCGACGTCCCCGGACCATTCGGTCGAGGTCGTCGCCGGGCCCGGTGGATCCGTTCGCGAACTGAATATGAACCACCGTGCCTATCAAATGTCAGCCGCGGAACTCGGTGATCAATTGGTCAATCTCATCGATGAGGCCACGAACGCCGCAGATGCGCAGCTGCGCCAGAAAACGCAGGAATTCATGAACTCCAACCGGAACAACCTACACTGATTGGTTTAAGGAATCATATGGATAACTCCCCTGGAGGCCGCCGCAATCCAGAAGAAGTATTCGCACGGCTGGAAGAGCTGCAACAAAAGACCGAAGCCGACCTGCGCCGCATCCAAGACGTTGAAGCGGAAATGGGTAATACCGAAACCACTGCGGTTAGCGAAAACGGCATGGTCACCGTCACCTTGAACGCTCAAGGTCGGGTCCACAATATCGAGCTGAGAGACGATTCGATGCGGCTGAAAGGAAACCTGCCGCCCTTGATTCTCTCGACCATCCACGAAGCCCAGGCCACGTATTCGTTGAAGATGGCGGAAATGGCACAACAGGCCCTGCCTGGCATCGACGTCGTTGGGCAGGTGTCCCAATATATGGGCTCTGATATTCGGGACCGTGCCGGGGAGAACCTTCGCGATCACAACTGATTCGGCGAGAGCCTGATCGACGGCCGAAGCGAATGGCCGGTGTGGCACATACACGTTCGCTGTACCGCAGATATGCGCCCACACCTCGGATCGCCACGAGATTTGGAGTTTTATGAGCACGACAGACCGGGATATCTCGTCACTCCCCAAGGTGCCGCGCTACCAGCGAATGACGAAGCTATCCAACGATTCCGCAGTGGAGGTCACTC
It encodes the following:
- a CDS encoding YbaB/EbfC family nucleoid-associated protein, which translates into the protein MFNGEFGDQVAQFQQVAEQISVPATSPDHSVEVVAGPGGSVRELNMNHRAYQMSAAELGDQLVNLIDEATNAADAQLRQKTQEFMNSNRNNLH
- a CDS encoding YbaB/EbfC family nucleoid-associated protein — translated: MDNSPGGRRNPEEVFARLEELQQKTEADLRRIQDVEAEMGNTETTAVSENGMVTVTLNAQGRVHNIELRDDSMRLKGNLPPLILSTIHEAQATYSLKMAEMAQQALPGIDVVGQVSQYMGSDIRDRAGENLRDHN